Genomic window (Aquimarina sp. BL5):
ATTGATGGATGGATGTATTGGCTGGTGCAGCCATGAGATCATCCATCATATAATTAGAAGCTTTTTGTACGTTTAGTATATGAAATGCGCAGAGCTCATTCTTAAAGAATTCCATTGCATAATCAATCGCATTTCTTGCATTTTCTGAAAAGTCGGTAGGAAGCAGGATGTTTTTCATGGTCTGATGATTTAATATCATAAAAGTACTATAGCAGCTGCGGTGGAACTATGATATTTATCAGCTTAGTTGGTAAATATGGTTGGAAGCGTAGGTTTGTGAGTAGCTACTCGAAATTAGTAACTTAGATGTGTTAAGTTTTATTAGTAATTATACTTTATATTTATCAAATAAGATTACTAAAGTTAAAAAATAGTAATTAAAATTCAATAAGCAAATTTCAGATAACGCGTGATTTATAATCCGTTCGGAATAGTTATTTAAGACTTCAAAAAAACATTAAAATGCTAAAACACATTCATCCTAAGTTACCAATGCGTGATAAAACGATTACCAAGAACTTCTATTTAAACGAACTAAATTTTCAACCATTAGGAAGTGTGGATTATGATGGTTATCTGATGCTAAAAAAAGACGATATTGAGATTCACTTTTTTGAATTCAAAGCGCTGGATCCAAAAGAAAATTATGGGCAAGTGTATATACGAGTAGAGGAAATTGAAAAGTTTTATCAAGTACTGCTGGATAACGAAACAAAAATCCATCCCAACGGAAGTCTGGAGATAAAACCTTGGGGGCAAAAGGAATTTTCTATTCTTGATCCTGACAATAATTTGCTAACTTTCGGAGAGCATATTTAAAATAGTTGTTTTCAATTTCTGAATAAACGATATTATGAAAAATTCAAAACTGTTATGTATAGGAGTATTAATATTGTTTCCAATATTGGCATTCTCTCAGGAAATATCAAAAATGGATAGGGCAAAAAATATAGTTGCAGCAGTAAATCAAAAAGATGCAAAGCTATATATTGAGAATTTCACCAAAGATGTAAAAATCTATATGTACGGCGAGGACGGGACCTTCGATCTAAAGGTTGATGGCATAGAGGCATTATATAAAAACCGAGCAGCACATCTTAAGAAACATCCTGATGTTCGTAATGAAATTCAGCATTTAGCAGAAATAGACAACAGGATTGTTATGCACGATAAAATATGGCTCACCCCAAAACATAAAGAACCTAGTAATATCGTGGAGATTTTTACATTCGACAAATCTGGCAAAATTTCACGAGTAGATGTATTACAGCAAAGCAATCTGTTTAGTCAAGAGCAATAGAAATCATAGAGACTAAATAACTGATGAACCAAAATATTAGAAACCTACTTGGGTTTTGTTTAGGTATTATACTAGCAATTACATTGCTAGTGATAGGTGTTTTATTAACTAATGTATTAGAACATGGATTTTGGGCTTTGTTATCCGTTATTTTAATCCCAGTTTCTGGATTAATATTTTTCCTTTCAAAGAAAAAATATATAGGATTTGGCCTTTTCTTTTCTGCCATTCCAATAGTAATACTAACTTTTTTATTTATTCAAATAAGTAAATTACATTAAAAGTTTAATAAAAGGATAATTCATTTTTGTAAACAAAAGAATAATGTTGTAAGCAGAAACCAGACTTATCTCAGTTCTAGTAGTATATTGCGTTCATAAACTATTATTATGAAATTAAACTTATTGTCTTGTGATGCTCAGAGACCAGATAAAAGAGCAATAGTCAAATGTATTGCAGAGATTTCATCTAACATTAATGAATCTCTGGCGAGTGAGATTACGGATATACTCTTAGAAGGAGATGCTGTAGATATTGAGATGGAAGATAAAAACGCTGGTTCTGGTTTAAGAGCTTTGCGAAAATTAAGTATTGACTACGAAATTGTAGAGTAAATAAACATGATAACACGCATTTGTAATAAATACGATAATTAGAAGGTTTTTAGATTCTTAATTATAGTGTTTTTGATATATTATGTATTAAAAATAAAATTCAATAAACTGATGCTTGAAGCGCTACTTAATTTGATTGCGGAGTATATTAAAGGGAATAAAAGGCTAGGGATAACACTTGGAATTCTTATAATACTTTTCTTTATAGGCTTTTCAATTTACCTTAAAGTTCAATAAGCCGATGCGGGAATTTAGGATCAGAGGAATCATTTTTGGTAGTTTGAAGCCCAAAACAATAACTATTCATGTAGGATATGATTATGGAATGAATGATGGCGGAGGACTCAAAGAGGTTACTATAAATATTGTACCAGAAGACTGCAGAATTCCTAATACTTATGTTTGGGTAACTTTAGATGATGGTTTAATAATCAAGGTTGAAAAAATGAGTATTAAAGAAACTCAGGAAAACTTAAAAATGCAATAATCTGATGGAATACAGATTATAAATAAAATGAACCAATTGATAATTAAATGGAATAGCTATAAGGTTAAGTTTCTTATTGAACTCAAATATTTGAATTATAAGTTGAGAGAAGTACTGGGTTTAAAAACAATTGGTTATAATAAATATAATACTTTAGTGCTTTTTAAATTGTTGAAGAAATATGAACTTCCTTTTTATAGTATGCATGTTGTTACAACTAATCAAGATTTAAGAACCGCCAATCTTGAAGAGATTCACGATTATGGCTTAAGACTTGAAAAAGAAGAGTATCTATCAATTATTACTAACATGCAAGATGAACAGGTAAGAATTGTAGTCGGGGAAAACATGAGTAGTTTGATAAATGATTTTCAAAAATCAGAAATAGAAAATCTAGTACAAAAAAGAGTTAGCGATGGAGAAATACTCGCCGGATTGGAAGAAGGAATGAAGCAAGTGTATTTTTACATATCAGATTAATTATTGTAACAAAAGTTCAATAAAATGATAGTAAAATGAAAACTAAATTCTAAATAAGCGATGGGCACATTAACGGTGAAAAGAAAATCCAACTTCATATTAATGGGGAGGAAATTCAAAATTTATATTGATGATCATTTAGTTGACTCCATCAGTAATGGAGAAGTAAAAAGAATAAATATCCCCTTAAATTCAAAAGAATTAACAGTAAAGGTTATGAACTATAAATCAAAACCAATAACCTTAGATTCCCTAGAATTTGAAACGTACGTAATACGACAAAATTTAATAGCATCCATAACGACATATGTAGTAGGGTTATTCGTGGCTCTATTCTTTCTGTCCAAATTTGTATTAGAACAAGAACAACTTATTTTTCTGTATATCGCAGCACCATTTCTATTAATCTCGATCTATTATTCAACTATCGGTCGAAGAAATATTATTCAATTAAAAAAGACACATTAAAAACATTAAATAGTCATTTAGTTTCTATATGTCAACATATTATGGACTTAAGAGAACGAAAACAGGAATAATCCCAAAAAACATGATCAAATAAATCTTTACGACAGTAGATTGAGTTAAGAAAATTTCTTTTTTTAGATCTCCTATATTTTTACTGTTCTTTTTATTAATCAGCATTAAAAATAGTACTGAAAATAGGATAAGAATTGCGTGACCGTACAAAATAATATCCCAAAGAGATTCATATTCTTTTACAGCTAATCTAAATGCTCTTTCCGAGAATCTATCCGCAAGTAATAAACTCTGAATAATAGTAAAGGCAGTAATCGCATTTGATTTCTTTTCT
Coding sequences:
- a CDS encoding VOC family protein yields the protein MLKHIHPKLPMRDKTITKNFYLNELNFQPLGSVDYDGYLMLKKDDIEIHFFEFKALDPKENYGQVYIRVEEIEKFYQVLLDNETKIHPNGSLEIKPWGQKEFSILDPDNNLLTFGEHI
- a CDS encoding nuclear transport factor 2 family protein, coding for MKNSKLLCIGVLILFPILAFSQEISKMDRAKNIVAAVNQKDAKLYIENFTKDVKIYMYGEDGTFDLKVDGIEALYKNRAAHLKKHPDVRNEIQHLAEIDNRIVMHDKIWLTPKHKEPSNIVEIFTFDKSGKISRVDVLQQSNLFSQEQ
- a CDS encoding TPM domain-containing protein produces the protein MNQLIIKWNSYKVKFLIELKYLNYKLREVLGLKTIGYNKYNTLVLFKLLKKYELPFYSMHVVTTNQDLRTANLEEIHDYGLRLEKEEYLSIITNMQDEQVRIVVGENMSSLINDFQKSEIENLVQKRVSDGEILAGLEEGMKQVYFYISD